Proteins found in one Venturia canescens isolate UGA chromosome 8, ASM1945775v1, whole genome shotgun sequence genomic segment:
- the LOC122415103 gene encoding RING-type E3 ubiquitin-protein ligase PPIL2 yields the protein MGKRQHQKDKMYLTYTEWTTLYGGKKAGTSEDTEDTTFRRLPFDHCCLSLQPFEHPYCDSSGNVFELQPIVTYVKHFKHNPITGKPFDLKSLIKLNFYKNADDQYHCPVLFKTFTKHSHIVAVRTTGNVFSWEAVEQLNIKTQNWKDLVNDEPFVRKDLITIQNPNDPRKFNISTFHHVKNNLRVEDEEIVRERNDPNAKLKTVSTETKEILAELERDYKAPESKEARPKEKADKFNAAHYSTGAVAAGFTSTVMPRETVHEAAVIAEDSVRYERVKKKGYVRILTNFGALNVELHCDIVPKTCENFLKHCQSGYYDGTKFHRSIRNFMIQGGDPTNTGNGGTSIWKKPFEDEFKPNLIHQGRGILSMANSGPNTNGSQFFVTFRSCRHLDRKHTVFGKIVGGLETLNAMEKIEVDNKDRPIEDIILQRAQVFVDPYQEADQQLASERAAELERAEQEAKKQQRIDRAETSNTSKVYRSGAGKYIKTGGTAGLNDSLKPESAAITSGGEQPPTKKKKNLGSSYSLANFSAW from the exons atggGCAAACGACAGCACCAAAAGGACAAAAT GTACTTGACGTACACAGAGTGGACGACTCTGTACGGAGGTAAAAAAGCTGGCACATCCGAAGACACTGAAGACACCACCTTCAGACGTTTACCCTTCGATCATTGCTGTCTCAGTTTACAACCCTTCGAACATCCTTATTGTGACTCCTCTGGCAATGTTTTTGAGCTCCAACCAATTGTCACTTACGTCAAACACTTCAAACACAATCCAATCACTGGGAAACCCTTTGATCTGAAATCTCTaatcaaattgaatttttacaaaaatgcaGACGATCAGTATCATTGTCCTGTTTTGTTCAAAACTTTTACTAAACACTCGCACATTGTGGCTGTCAGAACTACCGGAAATGTATTCTCGTGGGAG GCTGTGGAGCAATTGAACATAAAAACACAAAACTGGAAGGATCTTGTGAACGACGAACCCTTTGTTAGAAAAGATCTCATTACTATACAGAATCCCAATGATCCAAGAAAATTCAACATTTCCACATTCCATCACGTCAAAAACAATTTACGAGTCGAAGATGAAG AAATTGTACGAGAACGAAACGATCCCAATGCAAAACTCAAAACAGTCTCCACCGagacaaaagaaattttggctgaactcGAAAGGGACTACAAAGCACCGGAATCGAAGGAAGCTCGACCGAAAGAGAAAGCAGACAAATTTAACGCG GCTCATTATTCGACGGGTGCTGTGGCTGCTGGTTTCACATCGACTGTTATGCCCAGAGAAACTGTCCACGAGGCAGCAGTCATCGCTGAGGATTCGGTGCGTTACGAAcgtgtgaagaaaaaag GCTACGTGAGAATCTTGACAAATTTCGGAGCCCTGAATGTCGAGTTGCACTGCGACATTGTTCCGAAAACGTGTGAGAATTTCCTAAAACATTGTCAATCGGGTTATTACGACGGAACGAAGTTTCACAGatcaataagaaattttatg ATCCAAGGCGGTGATCCTACCAATACGGGCAACGGTGGCACTTCCATTTGGAAAAAACCGTTCGAGGATGAATTCAAGCCAAATTTGATTCATCAAGGTCGTGGAATTTTGTCGATGGCGAATTCTGGCCCAAACACCAACGGCTCACAATT CTTCGTAACGTTTCGTTCGTGTCGTCATCTCGATCGGAAACACACGGTTTTCGGCAAAATAGTCGGAGGTCTTGAAACATTAAATGCAATGGAGAAAATCGAAGTTGACAACAAGGACAGACCGATCGAAGATATTATTCTACAACGAGCTCAAGTCTTTGTCGATCCTTATCAGGAAGCCGATCAACAATTGGCATCTGAGAGAGCAGCCGAACTCGAGCGTGCTGAGCAAGAGGCAAAAAAGCAACAACGCATCGATCGAGCGGAGACAAGCAACACTTCAAAAGTCTATCGATCTGGCGCCGGCAAATATATCAAAACTGGCGGGACTGCTGGATTAAATGATTCTTTAAA GCCGGAGAGCGCAGCAATCACAAGTGGTGGCGAACAGCCGccgacgaagaaaaagaaaaatttgggCTCGTCGTATTCGTTGGCCAATTTCTCAGCATGGTGA